Within the Clostridia bacterium genome, the region GCCGCCGCCCTTGACATGCATTCCGTTCCCGCTTATACTGCAAGAAAGGGAGGCCGGAATAATCCGCCCTCCCGCAATATATTATTTTTGCTCTGTTTTACACCATGCTTCGGACTTTACACAAATTTTGGGACAGACCCAGATTTTCATCGTTCCGACCCGTTTTCGACAGTCTGAAAGAGCGTGGGGTATCATATTTTGATATCCCACGCTTTAAAATTTTCCTCTGAGCTCAACCACGCGCCCTATGATAAGAACGGGTAATCGTTCCACTTCTTTTTTTGAATAGAACATAGGTTCGTAATTTGTGTTGAACGGAATAAGAAGTATGCCGTCGCTTCGGTATTTGATTTTTTTGATCGTTGCATCGTTTCCGTTTATGAGCGCGATAACGATATCGCCTGATTCGGCATAATTCTGACAACGCACGATGACCACGTCGCCTTCGCAGATGCGCGGTTCCATTGAATCGCCGCGGATGCGCAGACCGAAATAATCGTCCTCTTTGGAGAAAGCGCCGTCAAGCTCCTCCCAGTCGAGCACCTCCTCTACCGCCTCTATCGGTACTCCCGCCTGAACGCGGCCAAGCACGGGTATCAGCCGTTTGCCGCCGTCGTTTTCGGGCGCGGTATGCGGAGTGTCGGTGCGCTCTAAAAGATAATCGGTCGATACGCCGAAATAGTCGGCAAGAGCCGTAAGCGTTTCATAATCGGGCTTGCGCTTGCCGTTTTCATAGAGTGAAACGGCTCCTTCGGAAACGCCGATTATTTTCCCCAACTCTTTCATGTTGATTTTTTTTGATCTTCTCAGTTCGCGAAGTCTTTTCATTTGCATCTCCCCGCCTATAATGATAACACGACAAAATGTAAAGTCAAGAATCATTTTGCATTTTGTAAAGAAATTTTTCAAAATATCTTGACAAAATGTAAATATGGGTGTAGTATCAGTTTAGAATTTACAATACGTCAAGCGATAATTAAACATATTGTTAAGAAGAAGGAGGCGCAAATATGCAAGAAAGAATGTTTACGGCGGAGGAATCAAAGATAAAGGAGGAGTTGCGAAGTATTTACGGAGGCCACATGACGCTTACAGACGTAGCGCATGAGCTTGGGATGAAGCACGCGTGTACGGCGCGCGGTTTTGTAAAAGACATACCTGCGACGAGGATAAACAACAGGCTCAGGTGGCCTACGGGCGAGGTGGCGCGAAGGCTTGCACAGTGTCGTGAAACGCCTAAGATGCGCACATGAGGATAAAGCATGGGCCGGGGCTTATAAATAAACGCCCGAACCGCCTCAAAAATGCGCTTGCGCATATTTTCATGGGAGTCGGGAGCTGTGTTTTAAGGATCGAGGATTTTTTAAAACTCGCTTTGCATGTAAAAGCTTTTATGATAGACTGAAGCGGGGCTGCGTGATGCAGCCCCGCTTGGTTTTACTCTGCGGGAGAGAATTCATCCTTGCCCATTTCGCAGACGGGGCAGACCCAATCTGCGGGAAGGTCTTCAAATTTCGTTCCGGGAGCTATGCCGTTGTCGGGATCTCCCACGGCGGGATCGTAAACGTATCCGCAGGGGCATTCGTATTTCATGTCTTTTTTCTCCTTTGCTTTAGTTTATTTTTATGACCTCTTCAAACTTCGCGCCGTTTTTGATATCCTCGGTGAGCTTCACCATCTTCGAAGTGTCTCCGATGAGGATAACGCCTACAAGGCGGTTGTTGAGGAAGTAATACTTTTCGTACATATGACGCTGGTCGTCTTTAAGTTCTACGGTACGGTAGCTCTTGTCGGGCTTCTTTCCGTTGTCGCCGAGCGCAAAGAGGCTGGAACCGAGGCCGTTGAATACGAGCGCGCCCGTTACGCCCTCGTAAGTCACGTCGTCGCCGGCGGCGTTAGCTCCGGCAACCTGACCCATAGCTACGGACTGAGACCAGAGCGCATAATTTATGCCGTTGCACTGAGCGCAGTCGCCGCATGCGTAGATATCGTCAACGCTCGTCTCCATCTTGTCGGATACGAAGATGTTCCTTTCGGCGTAGACGCCGGCTTCCTTCGCAACAGCTACGTTCGGGGATACGCCGGTGGAGATAACTACGAGCTCTGCGGGGAAGGAGCGGCCGTCCTCAAGCGTTACGGCGTCTTTGCCTATCTCGGCTATCTTTGCGCCGACGGTGAGCGTAAAGCCGTTCTTTTCAAGGATAGCGCCTATCATATTTGAAGCGGCAGCGTCAAGCTGGCGTCCCATGAGCGCGGGGCCTGCCTCGAGCACCGTTACGGCGCAGCCCGTCTTTTTGAGCTCCCAAGCCGCCTCAAGACCTAAAACGCCGCCGCCGATAACGACTACGTTCTTAACGGTCTTAAGCATCTCTTTTATCTTGCGCGTATCCTTTATCGTGCGTATGGATACGACGTGATCCTGGTCTGCGCCTTTGAACGGCGGCACGAAGCACTTTGCGCCGAGAGCGTAGATCAGCTTGTCGTATGCATAAGCCTTGCCGCCGGCAGTTACGGTCTTTGCGTCGGGGTCGATCTTTTCTACCGTGGTCGAAAGCACGGTTTCGATATTGTTTTCCTCGTACCAGTCTTTAGTGTGAACAGCCATCTGATCCGACGTAAAGTCGGCAAGCATCGACTTCGTGAGCATAGGACGGTTATAGGGAAGGATCTCCTCGTCGGATATCATGATCACGCTTGCCGTCTTGTTGCGCTCGCGTATAGCCTCCGCCGCGCTGAGCGCCGCAGCTCCGCCGCCCAAGACTACGAACTTTTCGTCGGTATTCTTTACGAATTTATCCTCTTCTTCCTCTACGGGAACAAAGTTTTCTTTTCCTACGTTGCATACGGGGCATACTTCGAGCGACGAGTCGAATATTGCTCCGCAAACCAAGCATTTAACGAGGGTGCGGGGGCCCTTAGCTTCTTTTTTGATCCTGTCGTTATCCTTTTCAAGAAGGATGCAGCCGAAATTGTATCCGTATTCGTATGCGTCCAAAAGCTGATTGTCGCTCGGCTTGAAGCGGATCCTAAAGCCTTCGTCCGGCACCTTTAATTTTATCTGCTTTAAGCGCTCGATTATATGGGGAACGCCTTCGCCGCTCCAGCCGTAGCTTCCGAATGCTGATGCGAGCTTGCCCTTGTGAACGGGCGCGAACATCGAGGTGGTAAGCGACCATATGGGAGAGAGCGCCTCGCCGATTATCGTGGGCGTACCGAAGAGCAGACCGTCGGCATGGCCTATTTCGCCCAATACCTCGCCCGCGTCGGCCTCTACCATATCGTAAAGCCTTACTTCTATGTCGCCCGCGTCGCGCACGCCCTCGGCTATCTTTTCACCCAACTGCTTCGTATAGCCGTAGGCCGAAACGTATGGCATGACGACAGTCTTTTTGGTGTTGGGGTTTTTGTCCTCGCACCATTCGTCATAAAGTGCGAAAAGCTCGTCTATCTTAGCGTCATGCACGGGGCCGTGGCCGGGGCATATCATATCGAGATCGAGCTCCTTTACCCGCTTTAAAGCTCTTACCATGTAGGGATTCTTATAGGGGCCTATGATGTTGTCGAAATAATACTTCGCCGCGCTCTTGTAATCGTCTTCGTTTGCGACCTTGCTTCGTAAAATGTCCTCGTGGCAGTAGTGCGCGCCGAAGGAATCGCACGTAACGAGCGTCTTGTCCTCAACGATGTAGGTATACATGGAGTCCGGCCAGTGAAGGTTCGGAAGCACCATGAATTTAAGCGTCTTGTCGCCAAGCGAGAGAGTGTCGTTGTCTTTTACCGTTATCGAATAGAAGTCGCGGTTCACGATGTGCTTTAAAAAGCCTATCGCCGTAGCCGTAGCAACTATTTTTATATTGGGATTGAGCGCGATAAGGTTCTCTATGCTGCCCGCATGGTCGGGTTCGGTGTGATCCACGATGATGTAATCAATATTTGCAACGTCGGTCACCGCTTTTACGCTTTCGATGTACTCATCATAAAATTTAAGCTTGGCCGTTTCAAAGAGGGCCGTCTTTTCGCTGCCCTTTAAAATATACGAGTTGTAAGTCGTGCCAAACTCGGTCCTCATTACGATATCGAAAACGCGAAGGTCCGTATCATGTACGCCGGTATAATAGAAATTCTTTTTAAGCTCTAAAGTTTTCATAAAAGTACCTCCTTTATATGTTTTTCGGTATTACCCGTAAACAGCTTAATACAAAGCCTATATTTTAAGTATATCATATATTTTGCCAAAAACACGACAGTCGTAACAAAAAAGATAATTTTTCAATCGACTTTCGGTTTATGAAAGGGGGTAAGCGTACAAATTAATCGAAACGACGTCTAACGGACTCTTTACATTTGACTTCTTTAGGTATAAAATGAATTATGTAAATCAACCATTCAGCTATAAAAACGGAGGGTAAAATGAAAAAAAGATACAAACGGCTTTTGGCGGCTGTTTTGGGCATAGCGGTCGCAGCTTCATCGTTCATATATGCGGGAGCCGCTTCTATCGGCGCCGTGATACATGAATCGCCGCTCAAAATTGCGGATAACGCCGAATATAACGAGATAATAGCAATGCACGGATCGCGCGGAAGGCAGGAGGCCAACGTATTTATTGTTGATACAAAGGAGCAGGGGATTTCTCCCGTTGTACTTTACGGCTCTAAGCTTTACGGCCGTTCGGCCATAACCTCCGTTGTGGATTATGCCGCATCGTCGGAGGGGCTTAGCATTTCGGGCGGTATAAACGGCGACTTTTATTCGTTCATGACGGGCATACCCTTAGGTATGTCGGTGCATAACGGCGTGCTCAACACGTCGGACGCGGGATATCCCGCAATAGGCTTTGATTATAACGGCGGGATAATCGTAGGCGAGCCGAAGCTTAAGATATCCATGAAGGGCGAAGACGGCGCGGTCATTCCCATAGACCATTTCAACAAATACCGCACCATGTACGGCGTGTACCTCTTTTCGGGCGATTTCTCGACAGAGAGCCGCACCACGACTGTCGGCACTCATATCGTTCTCGATATACTGTCGGGCGAGGTGGGTATAGGCAAGAGCGTGACTGTAAAAGTAAGCGATATAATGACAGACGCGGGCAATATAAAAATGCTTGATAATGCGCTGCTTTTAAGCGTTGACAACGACGGACCGCTCGATCGTGTGGCAGGGATAGCCCTGGGACAAACTTATAATATAACTTTCGAAGCGCAGGATCCCAAGTGGAACGACGTTAAAGAGGCGATAGGCGGCGGACAGATACTTATAAAGGACGGTATCCTCCTGCCTGACGATACGACGGAAACGGCTCCGCGCACGGCAGTGGGCGTGACTTCGGACCAAAAGCTCGTCGCAGCACAGATAGACGGAAGGCTTACGGGACATTCGGCAGGCGCGACCGTTACGGAAACGGCCGAGTTCATGCTTTCGCTCGGATGTGAAAGCGCGCTCATACTTGACGGCGGCGGCTCGTCCACGACGTATTTAAGACTGCCCGGCTATGCGACGGGCGAGGTGATAAACGAAGTGTCCGACGGCGCTCCGCGAAGCAACGCGAACTTTTTGCTTTTGGCAAACACCTTAAATCCCGACGGCATGGTGTATCGCTTGCTTTTCTATCCTTATAATATAGAGGCGCTGCCGGGCGCAACGATACCTCTTGATATAAAGGCAGCCGACGTTTCTTACAACGCGGCAGCCGCGCCGGAGCCGGAGAGCATAATGTTTACGGTGACTGAAGGCATGGGCAGCGTTAATGCAGATGCAAAGTCGGCATATCTTACGACGGGCAATACCGTGGGGACCGGTACGATAAGCGCGGTATGGGGCGCGGCGAACGGCGAAACGACGCTTACGATTTTAGATAAGATAGACTCTATAGACGTATATGCAGACGGAAAGGCCGTTTCAAACGTGGACCTTAAAATCGGCGAGGAGATGACCTTCGGCGCAAAGGCGTATAAGAATACTTTGGAGATATATTCGTCGAATGATTCGTTTACGTGGAGCGTGTCTTCTCCGAATCTGGGCACGATAACGCAGAACGGCGTTTTCAAGGCTTCCGACAAGATAAGGCAAAGCGGTACGATAACGGTAAGCTACGGCGACGTATCAAAAACGATAAATATCACCGTTGGTAAGGATGAAGTTGATACGCCGCCCATGATAGCGATAGACCCGATGGATGAATGGAACTACGAGAACGAGTTTTTGAACATCGGGGCGCGGATAACGGATAATGACACGCTGGAGACGGAAAACATCAAGTTGATCGTTGACGGCAAGGATACGGAATTTTCTTACGATCCCGCGACAGGCATACTTATGGCGCACCTTAAAAACGATTTTTACAAGGGTATGCACAAGGTCACGATAACGGCGGTCGATACGGCTGGGAACCGCGCGCTCAGATACGCTTCGTTCTACGTTGACCTTAAGGGATACGAGAGCGCGTTTTGCGACGTGGAAGGCCATTGGGCGCGTGATTATATAGATTATCTCTATAATGCAAAACTTGTGAAGGGCGTTGAGGACACGTCCTCGAAGAAGCTTTATTATCTGCCTCAGAACAGAGTGACGCGCGCCGAGTTCGCCGTTATGCTGAGCCGGTATTTAAATCTCGATACAAGTGTTGACGACGGTTATACCGTAACTTTTGAGGATAACGATAAACTGCCCGAATGGGCGAAAAAAGAAATATATGCCGTGGCGCAGGCCGGAGTAATGAAGGGACGTCCCGCAGGGGAGAATGCAGTCGTGTTCGACCCCGATGCAAGACTTACGCGCGCCGAGGTAATAACGGCGATAGGAAGGCTCGTGCCTGCCGGATTCAAGGCTGACTCCATATCATTTAAGGATGCGGCCAAGATACCCGCGTGGGCAAGCGAATATGTGGACAGACTTGTTGCCATAAGAGTGATCTCCGGATATACCGACGGAACTTTAGCGCCCAACGATTACGTTACCCGCGCCGAAGTGGCAAAAATACTTTATTCCGTATATTGAACGCACGGACAAGAAACGGCTTCGCGGTCATTAGACCGCGAAGCTGTTTTTACTTTGAAGGCTTATCACGCCGCTTGGATTTAATGAAAGAAGCGAAAGCTTAGGCGCCCCGCCGTTACTTCCTTGCGGGACGCCGCTGGTTATGGTATGATATAAAAAAACGAGAGGGAGCTGATTCTTTGTGAAGAAACGAATGCTCGGCGCGGCGCTTGCGCTTCTTTTTGCGCTTTCGCTGTTCGTACCTGCCATGGCGGAGGGAGACGAGACGAATTATCTTTGTATCGGTCCCGGCGAATGCTGGACGGTGAAGAACATAGGGGAAACGGACATATCGATAAGCGATATATCCCGAATGGATTACGTCATAACCAACGCCGAAGGGAACGTAACGGCGCGCGATGTGTACGACCCCGGTTGGCACGATCCGCTGGTCCTTCCCGCCGGAGGGCAGCTTATAATCCGCGACTGCGGCTGCGCATCGTCAAGTATGCTTAAAATAGACGGCGACGTGACCGCACAAAAAAACGAGCCGTCGGCCCTTCTTCACGCAGATATCGGCTTCGGCGAAACGTATGCGTTTAAGAACGTCACGGATCACAGCGCGAACGTGCTTTTACGCACCGAAAGCAACGAGGCGTGGGCGTATTATATCTTCAATGCCGACGGCACGGTGAACGATAAGGACTTTTTCTATGATCGCGGCGGCGGGATAAAGCAAGAGGTCATCTCCGTTCCCGCTGGAGGACGCGCCGTGGTGACTACCGACGGCCATTATCGTTTCAGGATCTCCTCTTCAGAGGGCTTTCCAAGCGCCGTCACGCCCCTCGTTTACTGCATGGCCCGCAGCGAATATTTTACGATGGAAGCGGACGCCCAGCCCGCGTGGGTATTCGACGTGCTCGGATATAACGAAACGGCGGCCTTTAAGAACGTTTCCGGACGGACGCAGGATGTCTACTGCGAAGGCAACGCGGCCGTGTACTATGCGGGGGAGACGCCCAAACTCAAAGCGGTCAACCCGGGCGGCACCCTCGAAGTGCCGGCCGGATACACCGTCGCGATGAGCGGCGCGAGCCTTAGCGGATCGCGCTATGCGCTTTTAGGCGAGGCGTTCGCGCCCGCAGAGCTTCCGGCACCCGTAACATGGACTACGGCTGCGACTCTCAAGGTGACGTTTACAAACGTAAGCGGCAAGGCGGCTCCGTTTTTCGGCGTTACAACAAGCGCGCTTGAGAAAAACCCCGAAAAATACGCGGCCCTGGGTGCGGGCGTCATAACGGATACCGAATACGAGGGCGCGAAGGGCATAATGATACCCACGGGCGGCAAGGTCATAATAACGGGCGTGAACGGAAGCTACAGAGCCCTTTCGGGACAGTTCGAGATGTCTGCCGAGCCGATAAAGCAGGCCGGAGTCGAAGCTGTCGTCCTTTACGAGGGCGAGAGCGTCGCTCTTACCAACGATTCGGACGAGGCGCGCGAAGTTATACTCTGTGGAACATTCTCTATGAAGGGGGACTATTACGATATACTTGAGAAAAGCTATACGGGCTTGAGCAGCAGCAGTAAAATAAACGTAAAGGCCGGGGATACGACGACGTTCACCGCCGTTTCGGGGGTATGCTCCCTTCAGTTCGCGGCGGGTGACTTTAAGGTCGTCGAAGGCGTCGAGTCGATATATAAATACAAAGTGCTCCATAAAGGGGAGACTTTCGTCACGCCGGACGAGATATACGGCGACGACCGCCTCCGCCGCACGGGGCACGCCTACCGCATACAGGAGTTGAAGAATGAAAAAGACGAAGAGGGATACAACGTTCCCACCCTGTACGCGCTTGAATCCTGCGGCACGACGATTTTCAGATTCCGCACGGCGAACGGCTGGTCGGAAATAAACGCGCCGCTTACCGAAACGGTAGCCCTTTCAAAGGGGGAAAGCGTGAAATTCACATGGAAGGATGAGGCGGTTGAAAACGGCGTGACACTTTCGGGCTTAATGCTGAAAGGCGCCATGGCGTATGTAGAGACAAAATGGGACGACGACGCCTCCGAATACTTCTCATATCCCGCGCAGCGGGCGTTCACTCTGCAGTATATGGGGTCCAAAACGACACAAATGACCTTCACCGCGCTTGAGGACGGCTGCACTGTAAGGTATTACCCGTGCGTCGTCGATGCACAGACAACAGGATCGCCCTTCGTCATCGAGACGATACCGAAGGGCGAAAGCAGAGTATATAGGCCGCACGCGACTTCGTACCTGGGCTTTTATGTGTACGGGCTTAACGCGGAGTCGGAGGTCTATAATTTCTACAGCGGAAGCTTCGGGGACGTAAGACGGGGATTTGTAACGCCGCATACTGAGAACTGGTCCGAATACGGCATGACTCCGATCAAGATAATTGCGGCGGATTCCGACGTTACCGTTTTATATATGAAGGAGCAGGCAGAAACAGGCGCGCCTATGTGGTTTTGCGGCACGTTTATGAGCGGCGGCGAAGTCGTCTCGCGCGACGAATTGGATACAGCCGCAGTCGACGCCGTGAGACTCAGCCTTTACAGCGAACGAAGCGAGCCTTTCACGCTGATACTTGCGTCTTACGATAACGAGGGCAGGCTTATAAAGGCCGCGCGGCGTTACGTTGCGGCGGCCGAGCTTGACTCGGAGACGGTAAATGTGTCCGTCCCGTTTTCCTGCGGCGAGGACACAGCGAAGATAAAGGCGTTCGCGCTTGACGAACAGTATAGGCCGATAATGAAGCCGCTTATTCTTTTGGGATAGAAGTAAAATAAAACGCCCGCCGTGCCTTTCGTTTGGGGCACGGCGGGCGAGCCGTTTTATCGGGGAGGCTCAGTCTTTTCGCCGTTTTTAAAGCGATGAGCGAGCCTTTCGTATTCATCCAAAGTATAAAGCGCGTTTAGCGCCTCCAAAAGAGTGTTCGCGCTGATGCGCTCGGGCAGGCCGAGTGAGCGCGCGAAAGCGGCGCGCGCCTTGTGCGCGTCCTCGCCGCCCGAACAGCCGTCCGCATATAGGCGCGCCTTCGTTATGAGCGCCCCGCCTTTTTGCGGCGCGTCGGAGACGGACACTCCTGCGCGAAGAAGCGCCTTTGTAAGCGTTTCGCGGTCCATTCCCTCAACGCCCAGCTTTCCCTCTTTGGAGAACTCGCGCTTGCGCTTTTCGCGTCCCGCGATATCGGGGATATACGCGTGTTTTATCGTGCCCTCGCCGATAAGCGATTTAAGCCGCCCGCGTATAAAAAAGCCTGCGCGGTCAGAGTCGGTAAGTATCACGAGCCCGCGCTTCTTTGCAAGCGCGCGCAGCAGTTCTATTTTTTCGGGCTCGGTGAATATCTTAAAGCCGTCTGTTGCGATTATCGTTGCGTCAACGAGCGGCTCAAGCGCTATTTTGTCGTATTTGCCTTCGACAATGATTATTTCGTCAGTTTTTATCATGTGCGCGCCTCCGTGAGCATGAGCGCTTCGGTCAAAAACAGCTCCATAACGACTTCGGGCGAAACGCGCGAATCCTTCATTTTAAAGTCGGCGTCTCGGCACATGGTTATAAGACTTTTAAGGGTATGCTCGTCCGCACGTGATATCAAGCGACGCGAGCTTATTATACTTCCCCGGTATCCTATCTCCTTCGCCGCCGCATCGAGAGGCACGCCCGCCTTTTTTGCGGCGGACAGTTTTAAAAGATTTGAAAAGACCGACGTAAGATATGCAAGTATCGCTATCGGCTGTTCGCGGTTCTGGCGCATAAGCGTGTCGGTCATCTTATATGCGCTGTCGGCGCGAGAAAATATTATAGCGTCTCCCAGAGAAAAAACGTGCGCCTCCGCCGTTGTAATGCATACGGCGTCGATATCCTCAGACGATATCTCTTTCTTCGGCGCGTAGGCGCAGAGCTTTGCGATCTCGTGCTTAAGTACGGACATATCTCTGGATACATCGGAAAGAAGACGGCGCACGGCGTCGTCGGATATGGTTTTGCCTGCGGCCTCAACATTCTTTTTTATCCAAACAATGAGATCGCGTTCGAAAGGACGCGAAAATTCGCAGAAAAGACTGCCCGAAAACAGGGCTTTAAGCTCCGCGCTCGAAGCGGGACTGTAATCTGGGTCGCTGTAATTAAAAAACAAGGTAAGATACTCAGGCATATCGGAAAGGAGCGACGAGAACGCGCTTTTTAACGGCCCCTTACACAGCGATGCGGCAAGGTCGTTTATTATTATAAGCCTGCGGTCGCTCATTACGGGATAGCTGTCGGCAACCGCGCCCAGCTCATCCGGATCGAGCGTTTTTGCATCGTACTGCGCACAGTTCAGATTGAGCGGGTCGCCGCCCGTAAAAGTGCGCCGCGCAAGCGCAAAATAATACTCTTTAAGATATCGCTCGGCGCCGTAAAATACGTATGAGTGAGAAAATCTATTATTTTTTATATCCTTTTTCAACTGACTTACGCTCATGATACGCTCTTTTCGCAAAGTTTTTATTTAAGTATACCATATATGCGCCGCTCCTTCAATCAAATAAAGACCGGGCAGAGTGGTCCTTTATCGTTATTTCTTTTTAATGGGATGACGTATCACGGTCCTCCATTTCGAAGGCTCAACTTTACGCGCATCCGACAAGTATATTTCGTGGTGAAGCCTTGTTTCGGATATATCGCTCACATATCCGTTTTCTTCTAGATATTTGTCCATTAAAGCTATGGAAGCGGGTTCGTCGTCAAAAGGCCCTGTGTGCATTATCTGAACGCACAAGCCCTCTTCTATCAT harbors:
- a CDS encoding S-layer homology domain-containing protein, with amino-acid sequence MKKRYKRLLAAVLGIAVAASSFIYAGAASIGAVIHESPLKIADNAEYNEIIAMHGSRGRQEANVFIVDTKEQGISPVVLYGSKLYGRSAITSVVDYAASSEGLSISGGINGDFYSFMTGIPLGMSVHNGVLNTSDAGYPAIGFDYNGGIIVGEPKLKISMKGEDGAVIPIDHFNKYRTMYGVYLFSGDFSTESRTTTVGTHIVLDILSGEVGIGKSVTVKVSDIMTDAGNIKMLDNALLLSVDNDGPLDRVAGIALGQTYNITFEAQDPKWNDVKEAIGGGQILIKDGILLPDDTTETAPRTAVGVTSDQKLVAAQIDGRLTGHSAGATVTETAEFMLSLGCESALILDGGGSSTTYLRLPGYATGEVINEVSDGAPRSNANFLLLANTLNPDGMVYRLLFYPYNIEALPGATIPLDIKAADVSYNAAAAPEPESIMFTVTEGMGSVNADAKSAYLTTGNTVGTGTISAVWGAANGETTLTILDKIDSIDVYADGKAVSNVDLKIGEEMTFGAKAYKNTLEIYSSNDSFTWSVSSPNLGTITQNGVFKASDKIRQSGTITVSYGDVSKTINITVGKDEVDTPPMIAIDPMDEWNYENEFLNIGARITDNDTLETENIKLIVDGKDTEFSYDPATGILMAHLKNDFYKGMHKVTITAVDTAGNRALRYASFYVDLKGYESAFCDVEGHWARDYIDYLYNAKLVKGVEDTSSKKLYYLPQNRVTRAEFAVMLSRYLNLDTSVDDGYTVTFEDNDKLPEWAKKEIYAVAQAGVMKGRPAGENAVVFDPDARLTRAEVITAIGRLVPAGFKADSISFKDAAKIPAWASEYVDRLVAIRVISGYTDGTLAPNDYVTRAEVAKILYSVY
- a CDS encoding helix-turn-helix domain-containing protein, with amino-acid sequence MQMKRLRELRRSKKINMKELGKIIGVSEGAVSLYENGKRKPDYETLTALADYFGVSTDYLLERTDTPHTAPENDGGKRLIPVLGRVQAGVPIEAVEEVLDWEELDGAFSKEDDYFGLRIRGDSMEPRICEGDVVIVRCQNYAESGDIVIALINGNDATIKKIKYRSDGILLIPFNTNYEPMFYSKKEVERLPVLIIGRVVELRGKF
- the holA gene encoding DNA polymerase III subunit delta; the protein is MSVSQLKKDIKNNRFSHSYVFYGAERYLKEYYFALARRTFTGGDPLNLNCAQYDAKTLDPDELGAVADSYPVMSDRRLIIINDLAASLCKGPLKSAFSSLLSDMPEYLTLFFNYSDPDYSPASSAELKALFSGSLFCEFSRPFERDLIVWIKKNVEAAGKTISDDAVRRLLSDVSRDMSVLKHEIAKLCAYAPKKEISSEDIDAVCITTAEAHVFSLGDAIIFSRADSAYKMTDTLMRQNREQPIAILAYLTSVFSNLLKLSAAKKAGVPLDAAAKEIGYRGSIISSRRLISRADEHTLKSLITMCRDADFKMKDSRVSPEVVMELFLTEALMLTEART
- a CDS encoding DUF4093 domain-containing protein codes for the protein MIKTDEIIIVEGKYDKIALEPLVDATIIATDGFKIFTEPEKIELLRALAKKRGLVILTDSDRAGFFIRGRLKSLIGEGTIKHAYIPDIAGREKRKREFSKEGKLGVEGMDRETLTKALLRAGVSVSDAPQKGGALITKARLYADGCSGGEDAHKARAAFARSLGLPERISANTLLEALNALYTLDEYERLAHRFKNGEKTEPPR
- a CDS encoding rubredoxin, with the protein product MKYECPCGYVYDPAVGDPDNGIAPGTKFEDLPADWVCPVCEMGKDEFSPAE
- a CDS encoding FAD-dependent oxidoreductase — translated: MKTLELKKNFYYTGVHDTDLRVFDIVMRTEFGTTYNSYILKGSEKTALFETAKLKFYDEYIESVKAVTDVANIDYIIVDHTEPDHAGSIENLIALNPNIKIVATATAIGFLKHIVNRDFYSITVKDNDTLSLGDKTLKFMVLPNLHWPDSMYTYIVEDKTLVTCDSFGAHYCHEDILRSKVANEDDYKSAAKYYFDNIIGPYKNPYMVRALKRVKELDLDMICPGHGPVHDAKIDELFALYDEWCEDKNPNTKKTVVMPYVSAYGYTKQLGEKIAEGVRDAGDIEVRLYDMVEADAGEVLGEIGHADGLLFGTPTIIGEALSPIWSLTTSMFAPVHKGKLASAFGSYGWSGEGVPHIIERLKQIKLKVPDEGFRIRFKPSDNQLLDAYEYGYNFGCILLEKDNDRIKKEAKGPRTLVKCLVCGAIFDSSLEVCPVCNVGKENFVPVEEEEDKFVKNTDEKFVVLGGGAAALSAAEAIRERNKTASVIMISDEEILPYNRPMLTKSMLADFTSDQMAVHTKDWYEENNIETVLSTTVEKIDPDAKTVTAGGKAYAYDKLIYALGAKCFVPPFKGADQDHVVSIRTIKDTRKIKEMLKTVKNVVVIGGGVLGLEAAWELKKTGCAVTVLEAGPALMGRQLDAAASNMIGAILEKNGFTLTVGAKIAEIGKDAVTLEDGRSFPAELVVISTGVSPNVAVAKEAGVYAERNIFVSDKMETSVDDIYACGDCAQCNGINYALWSQSVAMGQVAGANAAGDDVTYEGVTGALVFNGLGSSLFALGDNGKKPDKSYRTVELKDDQRHMYEKYYFLNNRLVGVILIGDTSKMVKLTEDIKNGAKFEEVIKIN